The proteins below are encoded in one region of Catenulispora sp. GP43:
- a CDS encoding HAD family hydrolase translates to MTWIVFDYGEVIAQRPPEQAFARLADIVEAPAADFTEGYWLHRDKYDRGAAELDYWQAVGARAQVDVGPAEAAALSAADVELWNTLDPSSVELIADLAAAGRRLALLSNAPIAHGAAFRTRQWAEPFEHFVISGELGVAKPDPAIWQALLDRLGAPAGEILFLDDREVNVAAARDAGIRAFVWTGAEAARRHIAEFDKESPSVPVR, encoded by the coding sequence ATGACATGGATCGTGTTCGATTACGGTGAGGTCATCGCCCAGCGGCCGCCGGAGCAGGCCTTCGCACGGCTGGCCGACATCGTCGAGGCGCCGGCCGCGGACTTCACCGAGGGCTACTGGCTCCATCGCGACAAGTACGACCGCGGCGCGGCAGAGCTCGACTACTGGCAGGCGGTCGGCGCGCGGGCGCAGGTCGACGTGGGCCCGGCCGAGGCCGCGGCGCTGAGCGCCGCGGACGTCGAGCTGTGGAACACCCTCGACCCGAGCTCGGTGGAGCTGATCGCCGATCTCGCGGCGGCCGGGAGGCGGCTGGCGCTGTTGTCGAACGCGCCGATCGCCCACGGTGCGGCTTTCCGGACGCGGCAGTGGGCCGAGCCGTTCGAGCACTTCGTGATCTCCGGTGAGCTGGGTGTCGCCAAGCCCGACCCGGCGATCTGGCAGGCCCTGCTGGACCGGCTCGGCGCCCCGGCCGGCGAGATCCTCTTCCTGGACGACCGCGAGGTCAACGTCGCCGCGGCCCGCGACGCCGGGATCCGGGCATTCGTGTGGACCGGCGCGGAGGCAGCGCGGAGGCACATTGCGGAATTCGACAAAGAATCCCCTTCAGTTCCGGTACGTTGA